The following proteins come from a genomic window of Marispirochaeta sp.:
- a CDS encoding PLP-dependent aminotransferase family protein — protein MIFFQLNRESPIPLSRQLYEQLQLRIVSGELLPGYRLPSSRRFARDHGISRNLVTEVYETLVIEGYLESRTGAGTFVSSGAVLKSFRPRLHESEPEEEKSVKVSGVRFETGIPASLFPRGHWGRCLRDAVLYGRNELFGYGYTNGIPELQTSLRTWLGISKGIDCRKNQIMIFPGTHQAVRLLMELFTDDDRWGVIEDPLLPSLRTLVLDSGGKILPVPLDEEGMKTGEIPRDLAVKYLMVTPSHNFPLSGIMTIQRRIELIDYVRRTGAWIIENDYDGELIYKGPVLSSLYLLAPDKVIHIGSFSGTMYPGLKIAYMIVPQKLVESVVLQKERLRLTCPHLEQLALARFMDSGYYDAHVSRLKKHYFHLYRHLAARLNACFSGRVEILGIGAGQYLTARFPGTVFDEDLRKKLEKAGFSAYFGHDTTSCPGDYADILVFSFGMLDKEEISRGVDILADVLNHC, from the coding sequence ATGATTTTTTTTCAGCTGAATCGTGAGTCGCCGATTCCTCTGTCCCGTCAGCTTTATGAACAGCTGCAGCTCAGAATCGTCAGTGGTGAACTTCTTCCCGGCTACAGGCTGCCTTCAAGCCGTCGCTTTGCCCGGGATCATGGTATTTCCCGTAATCTGGTTACTGAGGTCTACGAGACTCTGGTTATTGAAGGGTATCTGGAGAGCCGGACGGGAGCCGGAACCTTTGTTTCTTCCGGTGCCGTTCTGAAATCCTTTCGTCCCCGTCTTCACGAATCAGAGCCGGAGGAAGAGAAATCCGTGAAGGTTTCAGGTGTCCGGTTTGAAACCGGCATTCCGGCATCCCTTTTTCCCAGGGGACACTGGGGCCGGTGCCTGAGAGATGCGGTCCTTTACGGCCGGAATGAACTTTTCGGTTACGGATATACCAACGGAATCCCGGAACTTCAAACAAGTCTGAGAACCTGGCTGGGAATAAGCAAAGGGATTGACTGCCGAAAAAATCAGATAATGATATTCCCCGGAACCCATCAGGCGGTGAGGCTTCTTATGGAACTCTTTACAGATGATGACCGCTGGGGCGTTATTGAAGATCCGCTGCTTCCCAGCCTGCGGACACTGGTATTGGACTCGGGGGGGAAAATCCTGCCGGTGCCCCTGGATGAAGAGGGTATGAAGACAGGGGAGATTCCCCGGGACCTTGCTGTGAAATATCTGATGGTGACGCCCTCACATAATTTTCCCCTGTCGGGAATTATGACGATCCAGAGGAGAATCGAACTTATCGATTATGTCCGGCGTACAGGCGCCTGGATTATCGAGAACGACTATGACGGCGAGCTCATCTACAAGGGGCCTGTTCTCAGCTCTCTTTACCTGCTGGCTCCTGACAAAGTTATTCATATCGGGAGCTTCAGCGGGACTATGTACCCTGGATTGAAAATTGCCTACATGATTGTTCCTCAGAAACTTGTTGAATCCGTCGTTCTCCAGAAAGAAAGGCTCAGACTGACCTGTCCGCACCTGGAACAGCTGGCTCTGGCCCGGTTTATGGACAGCGGATACTATGATGCTCATGTGTCCCGGCTAAAAAAACACTACTTTCACCTTTACCGGCATCTCGCAGCCCGCCTTAACGCATGTTTCTCCGGAAGAGTGGAAATTCTGGGCATCGGGGCCGGACAGTATCTGACCGCCCGGTTTCCCGGCACGGTTTTTGACGAAGACCTCAGAAAAAAGCTGGAAAAGGCCGGGTTTTCTGCCTACTTCGGTCATGACACAACCAGCTGCCCCGGAGATTATGCCGATATCCTGGTATTCAGCTTCGGCATGCTGGATAAAGAGGAGATTTCCCGTGGAGTGGATATTCTGGCCGATGTCCTGAATCATTGTT
- a CDS encoding site-specific integrase yields MTKENHDWYAKMVRKLRINGKSSRTQQAYTRAVRQLTAHCRKNPEAISEQELEDYFLFRRNESQWAPKTLNLSYCAVRFYYLHVCHREWKLLSILKAQKEERLPHIPFRKTIHHIFSCVTTFHNFVFFATVYSCGLRLQEALHIQPAAHLSCPGEGTYRRSNRNNPDESGQRARGARPRSEESRNCQQRFKSSCNLAPVTTTVRDSCIQRSRRILLFLLAVHF; encoded by the coding sequence ATGACAAAAGAAAACCACGATTGGTACGCAAAAATGGTCCGCAAGCTCCGGATCAACGGCAAGAGCAGCAGAACACAACAGGCCTACACGCGAGCTGTCCGGCAACTGACCGCTCACTGCCGGAAAAACCCTGAAGCGATCAGCGAACAGGAACTGGAAGACTACTTCCTCTTTCGCAGGAATGAGAGTCAGTGGGCCCCCAAGACCCTCAATCTCTCGTATTGCGCTGTCAGGTTCTACTATCTCCACGTGTGTCACCGCGAATGGAAACTCCTTTCCATCCTCAAAGCTCAAAAAGAGGAGCGTCTGCCGCACATCCCGTTCCGAAAGACGATCCATCACATCTTCTCCTGCGTCACCACCTTCCACAACTTTGTTTTCTTCGCCACCGTCTACTCCTGCGGGCTTCGCCTGCAGGAAGCATTACACATCCAACCGGCAGCTCATCTTTCCTGCCCTGGGGAGGGGACATACCGGAGGAGCAACCGCAACAACCCCGATGAATCGGGCCAGCGTGCAAGGGGCGCTCGCCCGCGCAGTGAAGAAAGCCGGAATTGTCAACAACGGTTTAAATCTTCCTGCAATTTAGCACCGGTGACGACAACTGTCAGGGACAGCTGTATCCAAAGAAGCAGAAGAATCCTTCTTTTCCTCCTGGCTGTACACTTCTGA
- a CDS encoding DUF4277 domain-containing protein: MKSGANVSISRIDHLGLVAGMCEKIGLVDTINSYIKKPQRKVSVGNAVKAMVLNGLGVTGRALYHTPEFFRRKAVDTLVGSGIRAKDLHDDSLGTALDALYDEGITELFYNIAAKALKTQGIEYRFVHLDSTTFSLHGEYSDESSEHEQVVTITKGRSKDRAPDLNQVVTTLMCSHRSTIRWVLQFFVDLSIIHLGESPPQAANLDDRHITVIESLDEEYEKIYFLR, from the coding sequence ATGAAATCCGGAGCAAACGTCAGCATTTCGCGGATAGATCATCTCGGTCTGGTAGCCGGTATGTGCGAAAAAATCGGGCTTGTTGATACCATAAACTCGTACATCAAAAAACCACAGCGAAAAGTCAGTGTCGGCAACGCGGTTAAAGCGATGGTTCTTAATGGTTTGGGGGTTACCGGTCGGGCGCTGTATCATACGCCGGAATTCTTCCGGAGAAAAGCAGTCGATACTCTGGTCGGTTCCGGAATACGTGCGAAAGATTTGCACGATGACAGTCTGGGAACCGCTCTGGATGCGCTGTATGATGAGGGCATCACGGAGTTATTTTACAATATTGCTGCCAAGGCTCTGAAAACCCAGGGCATTGAGTATCGATTTGTTCACCTTGATTCAACTACCTTCAGCCTTCATGGAGAATACTCCGATGAGAGCTCAGAACATGAACAGGTAGTAACCATAACAAAGGGGCGGTCCAAGGATCGGGCGCCGGACCTGAATCAGGTGGTAACAACCCTCATGTGTTCACATCGCTCGACAATTCGCTGGGTGCTCCAGTTTTTTGTCGATCTGTCGATAATCCACCTTGGCGAGAGTCCTCCTCAGGCAGCTAATCTTGATGACCGGCATATTACAGTCATTGAATCATTGGATGAAGAATACGAAAAAATATATTTTTTACGGTAG
- the vapB gene encoding type II toxin-antitoxin system VapB family antitoxin — MDTAKIFENGRSQAIRLPKEYRFSGDDVFIKKIDDVVMLIPKDKVWKIFHESLDKFSEDMVFSRDQEVPQERESL; from the coding sequence ATGGATACCGCAAAAATCTTTGAAAATGGCCGAAGCCAGGCTATACGACTACCAAAAGAATATAGATTCTCAGGTGATGATGTATTTATCAAGAAAATTGACGACGTGGTAATGCTTATACCAAAAGATAAAGTCTGGAAGATCTTTCATGAATCTTTAGATAAATTCTCAGAGGATATGGTATTCTCGAGAGATCAAGAAGTTCCACAAGAACGAGAGTCGTTATAG
- a CDS encoding type II toxin-antitoxin system VapC family toxin, whose translation MKYLLDTNICIYILNNKYRSILDRIENEGIEKIALSTMTIAELALGVEKSQKKDKNKIALMEFLLPFSILDFNQNDAYSYAKIRADLEKKGNIIGNMDLLIGSQALSRGLCLVTNNEKEFERIERIEIENWITKI comes from the coding sequence ATGAAGTATCTGCTTGATACCAATATTTGCATATACATCTTAAATAACAAATATCGAAGCATTCTGGATCGTATCGAGAATGAAGGAATTGAAAAAATTGCCTTATCCACTATGACAATTGCTGAATTAGCTCTTGGAGTGGAAAAAAGTCAAAAAAAGGATAAAAACAAAATTGCGCTAATGGAATTCCTTCTCCCATTTAGCATACTGGATTTCAATCAGAATGATGCTTATTCCTACGCAAAGATCAGAGCTGATTTAGAGAAGAAGGGAAATATAATAGGAAATATGGATCTTCTAATTGGTTCTCAAGCTTTAAGTCGTGGATTGTGTTTAGTAACAAACAATGAAAAAGAATTTGAAAGAATTGAAAGAATAGAAATAGAGAATTGGATAACGAAGATATAA
- a CDS encoding NAD(P)-dependent alcohol dehydrogenase produces the protein MMKAAVLYGKKDLRLEQVPVPERKEHEVLVQILANGLCGSDIHFFTEGKLGPFVVDEPYIPGHEAVGRVVEGPGFSEGELVVIEPGIPCGKCEFCRSGRYNLCPDVVFLSAPPVNGTFAEYVAIDSSMLHRLLEGVSLEEGALVEPLSVGMQACNRAGLKPGSSVAIVGSGPIGLITMLVARAFGASNVYMIDMIDSRLAKAKELGADGVIHAEKESASEQIAFFTQGRGVDVVFDTSGSSKGSASAPFLAKRGGVVVLVGWPEVSSFPFSMETVIEKELDVRGVNRYCNTFTPLLSLLASKALSVEGIISHRFPFDQVVEAFTFTAEHRGEVSKVVIA, from the coding sequence ATGATGAAGGCAGCAGTTCTCTATGGGAAAAAAGACTTACGTTTGGAACAGGTTCCTGTTCCAGAACGGAAGGAGCATGAGGTTCTGGTGCAGATTCTTGCCAACGGACTTTGTGGGTCCGACATTCACTTCTTCACGGAAGGAAAGCTTGGTCCCTTTGTAGTTGATGAACCCTATATTCCGGGTCACGAAGCTGTGGGAAGGGTGGTGGAAGGTCCTGGGTTCTCTGAGGGGGAGTTGGTGGTGATCGAACCAGGCATTCCCTGTGGGAAGTGTGAGTTCTGCCGTAGTGGACGGTATAATCTTTGCCCAGATGTGGTGTTTCTCTCTGCTCCACCGGTCAATGGGACATTCGCTGAGTATGTTGCCATTGATAGTTCCATGCTTCACAGACTCCTTGAAGGGGTGTCATTGGAAGAGGGGGCATTGGTTGAGCCCTTGTCGGTTGGCATGCAGGCATGCAACCGTGCAGGGTTGAAACCTGGCTCATCGGTGGCCATTGTGGGTTCCGGCCCGATTGGTTTGATCACGATGCTGGTTGCCCGCGCGTTTGGGGCAAGCAACGTATACATGATTGATATGATTGACTCCCGTCTGGCCAAGGCCAAGGAACTGGGTGCAGATGGTGTGATACATGCGGAGAAGGAGTCTGCAAGTGAACAGATTGCTTTCTTTACCCAAGGAAGAGGTGTTGATGTAGTGTTCGATACTTCTGGTTCCAGCAAGGGATCTGCATCCGCACCGTTCTTGGCAAAGCGGGGTGGGGTGGTTGTCCTTGTTGGATGGCCAGAGGTGTCTTCATTCCCCTTCTCAATGGAGACAGTCATCGAGAAAGAGCTGGATGTCAGAGGAGTGAATCGATACTGTAATACCTTTACCCCATTACTCTCTCTCTTGGCTTCCAAGGCTCTCTCAGTAGAAGGTATCATCTCTCACCGATTCCCATTCGACCAGGTTGTGGAAGCCTTCACCTTTACTGCAGAGCATAGGGGAGAGGTCAGCAAGGTGGTGATTGCGTAG
- a CDS encoding sugar-binding domain-containing protein codes for MSDKKKIDLHGQWQVFLDAEDRGNAEKWYEPASLAGKHAHPISFPGSLELAGIGNPVTSKTDWVGSRFGDEFLKDPLYEPYRADDDFRFPYWLQPETRFTGSAWYVKHITIPKHDTSSWQLVLERPHWETSVWVNGVFVGSCDSLSVPHRYDLPALEDGEVVLVIRVDNRMIWDVGPNAHSISDQTQGPWNGIVGQLALVPVSTLSLGVVSVYPNSKRRAALCTARVDNHEEQETSVTLQITRAGREPSTLTRSVEPGTAIFHMELDEMPLWDEYDPNLEDVHVLLKTDEGVVDEKTLQIGLRSVESKGKQLFVNGNQTFLRGTVECCVFPKTGHPPMEEGYWEYLFSQSKAYGLNHIRFHSWCPPEAAFRVADRMGFYLQVECPIWKNQGVAYDENKAFDDWLFTESERIVAEYGNHPSFLLFASGNEPDGRDKEVLGLWASTWNQRDARRLHTSASGWPALEENAYQVVPEPRVQAWGEELASRINAKAPETCSDYTAICEKYPGPVVTHEMGQWCVFPDFSEMKEYTGYLKPRNFEVFADILSRRGLAGQAGQFLQASGFQQVLCYKEEIEAALRTGNLSGFQLLALTDFPGQGTALEGVLNTFWQEKGYCSGPQFRRFCSDIVLLARLPRRYYTAGETLVADIELANFGSRAIEQPKVTWRLSDEKGNQVQGGSLPTDQPAGRGLHSLATLSLSIPELTGAQKLTLSLTLEDPRRENEWDIWVFPEEVKLDAGDVVVADRWDEESRKALLEGGKVLLLASGESDVALGFSSVFWNTSWTGGQAPHTLGMVVDAEHPVFSKFPTENHSDWQWWELVHGGSAMVLDDLPHELSPMVQPIDTWFRSHKLGLLFECMIGPGKLMVCSMDVTSDLEHRTVARQLYHAILSYMQSNQFAPKSRLTVEEIGLLVRNEEA; via the coding sequence ATGAGTGATAAAAAGAAGATAGATCTACATGGCCAGTGGCAAGTATTCCTCGATGCCGAGGACAGGGGAAATGCTGAGAAGTGGTATGAACCCGCTTCCTTGGCAGGGAAGCATGCACATCCAATTTCTTTTCCTGGTAGTCTTGAGCTTGCAGGTATCGGGAATCCGGTAACCAGCAAGACTGATTGGGTAGGTTCCCGGTTTGGGGATGAGTTCCTGAAAGACCCACTCTATGAGCCGTATCGGGCGGATGATGATTTTCGCTTTCCCTACTGGTTGCAACCCGAGACGCGATTCACAGGCTCTGCGTGGTATGTGAAGCATATTACCATTCCAAAGCATGATACTTCCTCCTGGCAGTTGGTACTCGAGCGTCCGCACTGGGAAACGAGTGTATGGGTCAACGGGGTATTCGTTGGTTCTTGTGACAGTCTGAGTGTTCCCCACCGTTATGACCTGCCTGCATTGGAAGATGGGGAAGTGGTGCTGGTCATTCGGGTGGATAACCGGATGATCTGGGATGTGGGTCCCAATGCACATAGTATTTCAGACCAGACCCAAGGACCTTGGAACGGGATCGTAGGGCAGTTGGCACTGGTTCCTGTATCCACCCTTTCATTGGGTGTGGTCAGTGTATACCCAAATAGTAAACGGAGAGCTGCGCTCTGTACTGCCAGGGTGGATAACCATGAAGAGCAAGAAACTTCCGTTACGTTGCAGATAACGAGAGCAGGAAGAGAACCTTCCACCCTCACAAGGAGTGTGGAACCAGGGACGGCCATCTTTCATATGGAGCTCGATGAGATGCCGCTCTGGGATGAGTACGATCCAAACCTTGAGGATGTTCATGTACTGCTAAAGACAGATGAAGGCGTTGTTGACGAGAAGACCCTGCAGATTGGCCTCAGGAGTGTTGAATCCAAGGGAAAACAGCTCTTTGTCAATGGGAATCAGACGTTCCTGCGAGGGACGGTGGAGTGCTGTGTGTTCCCAAAGACAGGGCATCCTCCGATGGAGGAGGGGTATTGGGAGTACCTCTTTTCCCAGAGCAAGGCCTATGGGTTGAACCATATCCGTTTCCACTCCTGGTGCCCGCCTGAAGCAGCATTCAGGGTGGCAGATCGTATGGGATTCTATTTGCAGGTGGAGTGTCCAATTTGGAAGAACCAGGGTGTGGCTTATGATGAGAACAAGGCCTTTGATGACTGGTTGTTCACTGAGTCCGAAAGGATTGTAGCTGAGTACGGGAACCATCCCTCGTTCCTCTTGTTCGCCAGTGGGAATGAACCTGATGGTCGTGACAAGGAAGTGTTGGGACTCTGGGCTTCCACCTGGAACCAGAGGGATGCAAGAAGACTGCATACCTCTGCTTCCGGATGGCCTGCCTTGGAAGAGAATGCGTATCAGGTAGTGCCTGAACCCCGCGTGCAGGCCTGGGGTGAGGAACTTGCTTCCAGGATCAACGCGAAGGCACCTGAAACCTGCAGTGATTACACGGCCATCTGTGAAAAGTATCCTGGTCCGGTGGTGACCCACGAGATGGGGCAGTGGTGTGTGTTCCCTGACTTTTCTGAGATGAAGGAGTACACAGGGTATTTGAAGCCACGCAACTTCGAGGTCTTTGCCGATATCCTCTCTCGCCGTGGGCTTGCTGGTCAAGCTGGGCAGTTCCTGCAGGCTTCCGGATTCCAGCAAGTACTCTGTTACAAGGAAGAGATTGAGGCGGCACTACGAACAGGAAATCTATCAGGATTCCAGCTGTTGGCACTTACTGACTTCCCTGGCCAGGGCACCGCCCTGGAAGGAGTGTTGAATACCTTCTGGCAGGAGAAAGGCTACTGTAGTGGACCCCAGTTCAGAAGGTTCTGTAGTGACATCGTTTTGCTTGCCCGACTTCCCAGGCGGTACTACACTGCCGGCGAAACACTGGTGGCGGACATAGAGCTGGCAAACTTCGGCAGCAGGGCCATCGAACAACCGAAGGTAACCTGGAGGTTAAGCGACGAAAAAGGAAACCAGGTACAAGGTGGTTCTCTCCCCACTGACCAACCAGCAGGCAGGGGATTACATTCTCTTGCAACCCTTTCATTGTCCATTCCCGAACTCACTGGTGCTCAGAAGTTGACACTTTCTCTTACCTTGGAAGATCCAAGGAGGGAGAATGAGTGGGATATCTGGGTGTTCCCTGAAGAGGTGAAGCTTGATGCGGGAGATGTGGTGGTAGCAGACCGTTGGGATGAGGAGAGCCGTAAGGCGCTTCTTGAGGGAGGCAAGGTTCTGTTGCTTGCTTCTGGAGAATCGGATGTAGCTTTGGGATTCTCCTCTGTGTTCTGGAATACCTCATGGACCGGAGGACAGGCTCCCCATACCCTTGGGATGGTTGTGGATGCTGAGCATCCAGTCTTTTCCAAGTTCCCAACGGAAAACCATAGTGATTGGCAGTGGTGGGAGTTGGTGCATGGCGGTAGTGCCATGGTCCTTGATGATCTTCCCCATGAATTGTCCCCCATGGTACAGCCGATCGACACATGGTTCAGGAGTCACAAGCTGGGATTGTTGTTTGAGTGTATGATTGGTCCAGGTAAGTTGATGGTCTGTAGTATGGATGTAACCTCTGATTTGGAGCATCGGACAGTTGCCCGACAGTTGTACCATGCAATCCTCTCTTATATGCAGAGCAACCAGTTTGCTCCCAAGAGTAGGCTCACGGTTGAAGAAATCGGGTTATTGGTACGGAATGAGGAGGCGTGA
- a CDS encoding carbohydrate ABC transporter permease translates to MRTHNRLSAGAWVMNVVVWVGGVFMLLPFIWMVSSSFKTTEEIFQPATFLPKSLDSGNYARLFSNWPFSCWILNSLIVALLTTLLALIITSLAGYAFAKFRFKGRGKLFAVLLSSTMIPFPILVVPLFVVTSRLGMTNSLISLVLPFIAPPIGIFLMNQYASYVPNALLDSAKIDGAGDLRIFFQIALPIMVPALASLGIITFINSWNNFLWPLIAIRQELSMTLPIGMANMLTGVSAGSAPPYGPVMAASTLVCIPTVAIFLAVQKYYIRGLTAGAVKQ, encoded by the coding sequence GGTTTGGGTTGGTGGCGTTTTTATGTTGCTTCCATTCATCTGGATGGTCAGCTCGTCGTTCAAGACAACCGAGGAGATTTTCCAGCCGGCTACGTTCTTGCCAAAAAGCTTGGATAGCGGCAACTATGCAAGACTGTTCTCCAACTGGCCGTTTTCCTGCTGGATTCTCAACAGCTTGATCGTTGCCTTGCTGACAACACTGTTGGCTTTGATTATCACAAGCCTTGCAGGCTACGCGTTTGCAAAGTTTCGGTTCAAGGGGAGAGGGAAGCTGTTTGCGGTACTGCTCTCCTCCACTATGATTCCATTCCCCATTCTTGTGGTTCCCTTGTTTGTGGTTACCAGCAGGTTGGGTATGACCAATTCACTCATTTCCTTGGTGCTTCCTTTCATCGCTCCCCCGATTGGGATTTTTCTGATGAATCAGTATGCATCCTATGTTCCTAATGCCTTGCTGGATTCAGCGAAGATTGACGGAGCAGGAGATTTGAGGATTTTCTTCCAGATAGCCTTGCCGATCATGGTACCTGCGTTGGCGAGTTTGGGGATTATTACCTTCATCAATAGTTGGAACAACTTCCTCTGGCCCTTGATCGCTATTCGCCAGGAGTTGTCCATGACCCTCCCCATTGGTATGGCAAACATGCTTACCGGGGTTTCGGCAGGGTCTGCACCGCCCTATGGACCGGTAATGGCTGCCTCGACGTTGGTTTGCATCCCGACGGTTGCAATCTTCCTCGCAGTGCAGAAGTATTATATAAGAGGCCTGACAGCAGGTGCGGTCAAGCAGTAA